Genomic window (Streptomyces sp. SLBN-31):
GATCAGCGCGCACAGCGCGGTCATCGTCTTGGTGACCGAATAGACGCCGACGACCGTGTCACGCTGCCAGGGCACGGTACGGCCGGCGTCGGCGAACCCGCCCCACACGTCCACGACGGGCTCCCCGTCCACGAACACCGCCACCGAGCCCCCGACGTCCCCGCCGTCCAGCAACTCGCCCAGCGCCCGAGGCACAGCGATGAACAGATCGTCGTACGAGCCCTCGATGTCAGCCATGGGTGGCATTACCCCGCATCGCCCCTCGCCGGGCAACCGAATTAGACACCCCACCCACCTCCGCCCCACCGCTGTCGTCCCTGTCGGCGGGCCCCTGCGCCGTGGCCCAAGGGGATCGGTGCGGGTCAGGTGATCAGGCCGTGGCGGTAGGCGTAGACGACTGCCTGGACGCGGTCGCGGAGGCGGAGTTTGCTGAGGATGCGGGAGACGAACGTCTTGACGGTCTCCTGGCTGATCACGAGGGCCGCGGCGATCTCGCTGTTGGACAGGCCGTCCGCGATCAGGCGCAGGACCTCCAGCTCGCGCGGGGTCAGCGGGATGTCCTCCGGCGCACCGCCCGCGGCCGGCCGGATCCGGGCGGCGTACCTGCCCACGAGCTGGCGCGTCACCTCGGGATCCAGCAGTGCCGCGCCCGTGGCGACGGTCCGGATCCCGTGCAGAAGCCGGTCCGGCGGCGCGTCCTTCAGCAGGAACCCGCTCGCCCCGGCGCGCAGCGCCTCGTAGACGTACTCGTCCAGGTTGAACGTGGTCACCACGAGCACCTTCACGGGATGCGGCACCCCGGCCCCGGCCAGCAGACGGGTGGCCTCCAGGCCGTCGAGCACCGGCATGCGGATGTCCATCACGACGACGTCCGGGCGCAGCCGGCCGGCGAGTTCGACCGCGGCCCGCCCGTCCCCGCACTCGCCCGCGACCTCCAGGTCGGGCTGGGCGTCGATGATCGTCACCAGCCCGGTGCGGATCAGCATCTGGTCGTCGCAGACCAGCACCCGGATCGGTACGGTCACGGCGTGCTCCTCGCCGGTATCCGCGCCCGTACGACGAAGCCGCCGCCCGAACTCCGGTCCGCACTGAAGTCGCCGCCCAGGATGCCGACCCGTTCGCGCAGGCCGGCCAGGCCCCGCCCGCTGCCGCCGGGGGAGGCGGCCCCCGAACCGGAGCCGTCCGTGCTGACCTCCACGGTGATCTCCCGTTCCCCGTGGCACACCTGGACCGAGGTCCGGCTGCCGTGGGCGTACTTGAGGGCGTTCGTCAGGGACTCCTGCACCACCCGGTAGGCCACCAGGTCGGCGCTGCCGGTCGACTCGGCCGGCGTGCCCTCCTCGGTGAACTCCACCGGCTGCCCGGCCCGGCGCGTCTGCTCCACGAGGGTGAGCAGACGGCCGACCGGCGGCGTCCTGGGCTCGGCCGCGTCCGCCACCGCCCCGGTGCCGTGGTCGGGGTTGAGGAGATCGAGCAGGTGCCGCAGATCGGTGATGGCCCGCCGCCCGGTGTCCGTGACCGCGGTCAGCGCCCGGTCGAGCCGGTCGGGCGCGGCGGTCAGATAGCGTGCCGCCTCGGCCTGCACCACCATCGCCGTCACATGATGGGTCACGACGTCGTGCAACTCGCGGGCGATGCGCGTGCGTTCTGCGGTACGGGTGTCCTCGGCGACCCGGTGCCGGCGTTCCGCCTCGGCCGCCCGGGTGGAGCGCAGCCACGCCCCGGCGCCCCACGCGAGGACCAGCGCCAGGTAGAACGTCACGAACTCCTCCGGCGACTCGCCCGTGCCGAGCCGGGAGAGCGCCACCGCCAACGGCACGTACGCCACCGAAAGGACGAGCACACAGGTCCGGCGGTGCCGTTCCAGATGGGACCCGGCGCTCAGCAGCGCGATGGGCAGCGCGGTCGCCGCGAACGTGTGGTAGCCGCGCAGCTGGTCGACGGCGAAACCGCACGTCACCAGGGCGAGGGCGACGACCGGCAGGCGTCGGCGCACGACCAGCGGGAGGCATTCCAGGACGATCGTCACGACGGCCAGTGCGTCGGTGGAGCGGGCCGGCACGCCGCCGAGCACCGTCCCGTTGCTGTGGAGCGCCGGCAGGAACGAGCCGATGAGGAACAGCAGCCCGAGCGGGAGGTCCCGTACCGTGACGTCCAGCCGGCGCCACACCCGGCCGGCCTGCTGAGGGGTCATCACCGGCCGAGTGTAGCCAGGGCCTCGACGCGCTCGGCACGCCGCCGGGGCACCAGGTGGCCGCGCCGGCGGGCCAGCCGCAGGAAGGCGATCGTCACCAGCGCGCCGAACAGCATCGAGTACAGACTGGCCTCCGGGCCGAACTCGCCCCCCGTGATCAGGATCGAGCCCGACGTCGAGGCGTCCAGCAGCCCGTGCGTGGCGCCGTTGCCGGAGACCTCGGTGCCGAAGATGCCGGACTCCGCGAAGTTCCAGCCGAAGTGCAGGCCGATCGGCAGCCACAGACTTCGGGTGGCGGCGTACGCGGCGCCCAGCATGCCGCCGGCCTCGATCGCGATGGCGACGGCACCCAGCAGGGTGGCGTGCTCGTTGAACAGATGGGCCGCGCCGAACAGCACACTGGACAGCGTCAACGCCGCGTACGTGCCCAGACGCCGCTCCACCAGCCGGAACAGCAGGCCGCGGAACATCAGCTCCTCCGTCACCGCGGCGCCGGCCATGAAGCCGACCAGCCCGATCGGGCCCGTCAGCGAACCGAAGCCGTGGACGTCGTAGTCCCCGAGGAAGGCGATGTTCGCGATGACGCACCCGAACATCACGACACCGATGACCGTCCCCCGGTACAGCGACCCCCGCGCTCCCTCCCGGTCGAGCTCCGTGACCGGACGCCCTTCGGTGCGTCCCACGACCCACCGGTAGACGAGGACCGACAGCACGGCCGTCAGACCGCCCAGGAGGAGCGACAGCCACGGGTTGTCCTGCACCGCCGTGACGAGCTGACCGCCGACCGCGCCGACCGCCACCACGGCCAGTATCTGCCACACCAGTTTCATGACGACTCCTCCTCCGGACCCGCGACCGAAGCGCCGCGGCTGCTCCAGACGCTATGGATCCGCGCCCCGGGAATCGTCACCTCACGGTGGACACCTGCACGTAGCTCCCACGGGGGACAACCCTCCTGCCGTACGAGGGCTTTCACGTCTCGACGGCGGACGTGCAACTGTTCAGGGCCGCCGGGAGTCTATTGAGCGCAGCGATGTCCCCAGCAGGACACCGTTCGTTCGCCCGCACTCCCACAGAGGTTCCCCATGCCGATGCCCAGACCCGACCGCCGCGCATCCCGCGCCTCACGCGCTTCCCGTGCGGCTGTCGCCGCACTCGGTGCCGCCGGACTGATCGCGCTGGCCGCGGCCCCCGCCGCGTTCGCCGACGACGCCGAGCCCGATCTGGTCGTCGGAGGCGTCAAGCCGGTCAGCGGGCTGAAGCCGGGGAGCACCTTCGACGTGCCGGTCACCGTGGCGAACAAGGGCACCGCCACCGCCGGGAAGGCGTGGGTCACCTACGCCGTCACCCGGGGCCTCGACTTCGCGGAGGTCCCCTCCAACTGCTGGACCCAGCACGTCAGGTCGTACGACGAGATGCCCGAGCGGTGGACCGCGGTCTGCGAGTACGACCGGTCGGTGCAGCCGGGAGCCCTCTACACCCCCGAGACTCCCATCCGCGTCAAGGCCCTGGACCGCGCGCTCGACGACGAGCTGCGCGTGGAGGTCGACTGGAACGCCCCATGGCCGGACGAGAACGGCGAGGACCCGGTCGCGGGAACCGCACCGGCGGTGAACCTGGTCGAGACACAGACCGGGGCCACGGGGACCAAGCGCCTCGTCGACGTGCCGGTCACCTCCGTCAACACGGCCGACTTCCGGGTCACGGGCGCCGCGCTCAAGGGAAGCGTCGGCGAAACGGTGCCGATGAAGCTGCAGTTCACCAACGCCGGGCCCGCCTGGGTCAGGAACACGACCGTGAAGGTCGTGGTCAAGCCGCCCGCCGGGACGTCGGTCGTCAAGGTCGCCGCGTTCTGCAGGGCCGATGGGCACGTCTACTACTGCGGCATGCGTCAGCCGGCCTACAACGAGGGCGGCCAGGAGAACTACACCTTCCAGCTGAGGATCGACAAGCGGGTGCCGCACGCCAAGGGCTCGGTGGCCCTGAGCACCGAGCCGCGGCCGTTCGACCCCGACAAGACCAACGACAAGGCCGACATCACGCTGGACGTCACGGGCGCAGACCCGACCGGCACACCGGGCGGCACGGGCGGTACGGGCGCTCCGACGAGCAGCCCGACGAGCAGTCCGACCGGCGGCTCGACGAGTGGCTCGGGAGGATCGGCCGGCGGGGCGGCCGGTGGGTCGTCGGCGCCCGTCGACGACGGTACGACGCCACCTGACGGCGACCTGGCGGCGACCGGTTCCCCGGCGCTGCCGATCGCGGGCGCGGCGGCCGCGGCGATGGTCGCGGGCGCGGGCACGCTCGTCCTCGTGCGCCGCCGCCGCAACCAGAACCCGAGCTGACGTCCGCCCGGCGCGGTTCTCGGAGCAGCCTGTCATCGCGACGGATTCGGCGGGTGGTACCGGTCGATCGACGACTGGTACCACTCGCTCAGCCTGACCATGTCCTCCGACCGACCGGGAGGTTCCCCGTCCCCGTCCCCTTCTCGCTCCCGCGTTTGCCGCGTTTGCCGCGCTTGCCACCCTTGCCGCTGAACGCCTCGTTGCGGAGGAGGTCCAGGAAGCTCGGGGTGTCCTGTGTGGTGCGTACGTCGACGAAGGCGCGCACGTGCCCGTCGTCCACGGCCTGCCGCAGCAGCTCGTGCGCCAGATCGGCCCGCGCGGTGTACCGGCCGGGAAGGCGCTCCGTGCCGACCCGGTAGTCGCTGACCCCGTCCCTGTCGAACAGACCGCCGGGGCGGACGACCGTCCAGTCCAGGTCGCTCTCGCGAACGACCTCCTCCATGCGCCGCATGTCGTCGTACACGGTGCGCCCCATGAAACGTACGACGGACGGCTCCAGCACCCTGCGGAACAGAAAGGTCTCGCCGGGCGCCGCCGTCCCGAAGAGCACGGTCGAGGTCACGCCGACGATGCGCCGGACGCCGTGCTTGGTCATGGCCTGTGTGATGTGGCTGACGCCGGCGGAGTACACGCTGACCGGGCTACGGCCGTACGGGACTCCGAGAGCCGAGATCACGGCGTCCTGCCCGGCCACCCCGCGGTCGACCGCGGCGGGATCCAGCACGTCGGCCTCAACCACCCGCACTCGCGGACCAATGACGGGAAATTCCTTGGGACGGCGCGTGACCGCGGTGACCGTATGCCCTTCGGCACTCGCCTGTTCGGCAGCCAGACGCCCGGTCGGCCCGTTCGCCCCGAAGATGACGATGTTCACTGGATCTCCCTCTCCACGTCGCTTCTGCCGACAAGAGGGCCGGGACGGCACGAAGTGTGACGTCACCCTCACATCAGGTCCCTGTTCTCACAGGCCGGCCGGGTTGCGGGGCAGCCACTCGCGGTGGCGGTCGCGCAGACGGTCGCGTTCCTCGGGGCCGGCCGCGATGACGTCGGCGCCGCCGTCGTAGGGAAGGTGCAGGCGGCTGAGACCGCTGTCGGTGATGATCACTCCGCTGAGCACGTCGTCCGCGACCTCGCGGAGAATGGTGTCGACCGTGCCGGGTCGCCAGGGCCGGAGGTCGGCGTAGAGATGCGTGTAGCTGTGGAGTTCGGGGTCGGGGTCGTCCTCGTACACCAGCGTCGTCCAACGGCTGCCCTCGGGGTGCACCTCGGCCCGCCGCGGCGGGAGTTCGGTTCCGTCCGGGTCCCAGGACCATGCCACGGTGATGACGTAGACGTCCGTGCCCTCGAAGAGTTCGTCCAGGAGGGTGTTGTACCGGTGCAGGACGATGGCGTACTCGTCCTCGGTCTCCGGGTAGCGCTTCGAGCCCGGGAGACTGTGGAAGCGGACCCAACGGTCGCTGTGGCCGGCGCGGAGTTCGTGCGCGACGGGAGGCCCCTTCGGGAACCGGCGCCGCCACAGCGCGGACAGACGTTCTCCGCCGAAGTCGCCGCTGCTCATCTCTCGCCCGACGCCACGCCGCCCGGACACCGCCAGGTCACCGGTTCAGGTGGGTCAGTAGTTCGCCCTGAGCGGGGTAGGGCGTCTCCTCGGGCAACAGTCCGCGCGCCGTGTCCAGGTCGCCACTGGAGACGAGTGCGTGTATCTCGCGGGCGAGCGGAGTCACATCCCTGATGGAGACCAGCCATTCGTCCGCGTAACGCCGTACGGCCTCGCCGGAGAGCCCGAGTTGCAGTGAGCGGTAGGGCAGGGGCTGCGAACGCAGATCGCGCTCGGGGTCCCACTGGACGCGCGTCGGCGAACGCTTGAGCTCGCGCTGCCAGGTGCTGAGGTCGGGGTGCAGCCCACGTACGTAACTCGACAGGCACGCGTTGCGCAGCGCCCACTCGAAGCCGTCGCGAGTGATCTCGACGGCAAGCACGGTCTCCTGACCCGGCTTCGCGGCCCAGCCGCAGCGATACATCATCCACAGAAACGACGGCTTGACCCACGTCAAGCCGTGCTCACAACCATTTATGGAGCGGGGAGACACCCCGCGGCCGACGACCTCGACTCCCAGGTCCCAGCTGATCGTCAGTCGCCACTACTACGGTTGTGGTCGACGCGAGTCCAGAGGGACAAATCGCTGCTCGTCGCTACGGCAAGGGTCTGCCCGGAGGGGGAGAAGCCCGCGGCACGGAGCTCGGAGTAGTGGGAGTGGAAGATGTGCCACCAGCGCTCCCGTGCGGACCGGAGTGCGGCAGACCGCCGTCGCGAGAGAGCAGGACACGCTCGTTCGGCCAGGCCGGGGCAACGACCTCCAGCTTCCAACCGTCTCCGCCGGCGGTGTGCAGTCCTCCTCCGAAAAGCCCGGCGACGCGCACCCTGCTTCCGGCGACCGGTCCCAGTCCAGGACACCGCAGAGCGGGATCCGCGTCGGGGCTGTCGTCCTCTGGGCCAGGGTCACGGTCCCGTGCGATCTTCTCCCCCGTGACGGCGTCGAAGAGACCGTGACCGTCGTGCGAGACGACCATTACCAAGTCTTCGCCGGTGTCGGGGTGCGAGGCGAATCCGATACCGAGAAGTCCGCCGACCGGGGCGTACGCGATGCGCCGCCAGGGCTCGGGGGCCTGTACCACCGGGGCGGCGAGGAGCCTTTGCTTCATCGCCTGCTGGTAGGCGGAGAGCCCCGACTCAGGGTTTGGCTGCTTGATCGGAGGTTCGTCCTTCGTCCACTTCGTCACGCAACCATGATCCATGCTGCGCCAGACTCATCAGGACGGATCAGGGCTCTGCCAACGCTGGTTGATGACCCATGTCAAGCCGCGTTCACAGGCCTCTCGTGCCCTGTTGTACTGCGACGTCCGCAATGCAGGAAATCGGCGCCGGATCGTCGAGGAAGATGGACACATGGTTGATCACTCTCGCGGGATGTCCTGCATGCCCCTCGTGGGCGAAGAGTGGGCGTATGCCCTTTGTGGTGGCCTGACGATCCCCGAAGACTTCACCTTCGGAAGCACCACTGTCGTCATCGGCGATGCCGGGACACTGATCATCGTGGAAGCCGGGGACAGCCTCGATAGGAGTTGCGTGTGGAACGCTGGCGAGGTCCGCCTCCTTGGTCCTGCGCCAACACCGGTCAGGAAACGGCTCGTGGATGAACCCTGGGAGCGGGGCACAGACGACCCGAAGTTGCCTGTTCATCTGACGGTGCGGATCTCGGAAGGCCTCCTGTATCTAGGCACCGGATCCGTGACTCGGGCGGGAACGGTACTCCGTCCGGGCTGCGACGAACACGTTCTCACCGACTGCCTCCTTCGGCTCCACTCGCCCTTGACCAGGTCCAGCCTGGACTTGGTCCGTCCGCTCCTTCCTCCGGAGGATCTCCCGGACCTGGAGTGGCTGAGACACGTGAACGGCAATCGAGCCAGTGCGCTCGAACAGTTCATCACCGGTTGGTATCCCGCGGCTCCTGAGACCGCAGGACCACCGTCGGTGGAGGCCTCCGCCCTGGATCTGCCAGACGGACTGCGGCACTTCTACCGGCTGGCGCAGCACCGCCCACGCTGCCTGGGAGTGCAGAACCGCGTCCTCCCCGTCACCAAGCTCAAGACCGATCCCAAGGGAGAGATGCTCGTCTTCGGCGAAGAGAACCAGGGAGGGTTCTTCTGGTCACTGCTGTGGACGCTCGACGGCCCCGAAGTCGATCCGACGGTCTGGTTCCGTGAGTACGACGAGCCTCCAATCGCCGAGCTGGAACCCCTCAGTGGCTTCCTCATCCAGTTCTCGCTCTTTGAGGCTTCCATGGGAGCCGACTACGTGGCACTGTCCTGTCGACTCACCGCGCAGCAGGTCGACCGACTGACCGTGGCACTTCTCCCCGTGCCTCTGCGGCCGTTCTGGCCCGGGGCCCCTACACGCTTCTACGTGGCTCCGGGACTCGTCCTGCATGTCTCGGACGAAGGAGGCGACGATGCCTTCAGCGTGTGGGCCGGCGCCACCCACCGCAGTGCTCTCGCTCCATTGGCCGAAGTGCCGGTCGAGTGGGACCGATTCGACGGCTGACATCACGACACCGCACTGTCGGCTTCGCCGCATGACACGGGCATGGGTCTGTGAACGCGGCCAATCACCCACGTCAAGCCGCGTTCGCAGACCTTTTGACGATGGCCCACTGACCTGGGGTCACTCAAAGTGCCTCGTCAGTGGGCGATTGCTGAATACGGGCGTCAGGCATCAGCGGCGTAGTAGGCGGCGTATCGGGCCGAGTGCCTTGCGGTGGTGAAATCCTCGAAGTCACCGGCCGCTTCGCAGCGGATCAGTCGTTGCAGTGCAGCTTCGGCTTGGGGGATGCGCCGACTCGACAGGTACGCCTTGGTCTTGGCCAGTCCGCTGCCGCACAGCAACTGAATGTCGATCGAGCAGTCGGTGTCCATGCTGGCGGTTTTGGCCTGCCAGATGAGTAGCACGTCTTCGAGGACCGAGGCGTTGAACAGCTGTACGCAGCACAGCTTCATCAACTCCGTGTCACCGTCTCCCTGCGCACGCTTCTCCAACTGGGTTTGTGCGATGAGCAGACCTCGCACTTCGTCGAGGTTCGCTCCGGCAGGGTGCAGGCCGTAGCGGAGCAGGCTCTCGTCTTCGTCCATCGCCATGCTTTCTGTGGGAGCGGAAAACACATTGTTCCAGGTCACGTCATGCCGATGTCCGTCGAATCGGACGCGCGGTCCGGTTCGGTCAGGCTTCGGCGCTGCTGGCGTGGCGTCTGTCCGTCCTGCGTGTCCACAGTGAGATGTCGCTGCTCGTCGCCACGGCGAGGGTCTGCCCGGAGGGCGAGAATCCAGCGGTACGGAGCTCGGAGTAGTTGGAGTGGAAGATGTGCCACCAGTGCTCCCCGTGCGGGCCGGAGTGCGGCAGACCGCCGTCGCGAGAGAGCAGGACACGCTCGTTCGGCCAGGCCGGGGCAAGGACCTCCAGCTTCCAGCCGTCTCCGCTGGTGGTGTGCAGTCCTCCGCCAAAAAGTCCGGCGATGCGCACCCTGCTTCCGGCGACCGGTCCCAACCCAGGACACCACATAGCGGGGTCCGCGGCGCGGCTGCTGTCCTTGGGGTCCGCGTCACGATCCCGCGCGCTCTTCTCGCCGGTGACGGCGTCGAAGAGACCGTGCCCGTCGTGGGAGACGACGACCACCAGATCGTGGCCGGTGTCGGGGTCCGTCGCGAAGCCGATCCCGAGCAGTCCGCCGACAGGGACGCCGTACTGGTACTCGAAGACGGGCCGCCAGGGGGCGGGCGCGGGCACCACCGGGGCCGCGAGAATCCGGTTCCGCAACGCCCGCTGGTAGTACGGGAGTTCGGGCTCATGATCGGACTGACCGACCGGGGGCGTCTCCTTCGTCCACTTCATCACGGGACCATGATCCTCGCCTCGAAAGGCCGGCCCCAAAAGTGCCCCTGGTCCACCGCACAGGCGCAGCCCGCGTCCACCGTGATCGGGATGGACGCCTGCCTTGCTTGGTGGGCTGTACCTTGTGCCCGGCGGACGGCTACCGCCAGCAGTATCTTGACCGCGACATCAACGACCATGACGGGACCGGCGTCTCCTGTCCGATCGGTGTCGTTCCGACCAAGGGGGAGTGTCGCCATGGGCCCTGATCTCCTGGCGGCTTTGTGGAAGGAACGGCATCCGTCAGGCCCTCCCGTCGCTCACACGTTCCGCACCAGGTACGCCGATCGCTGGGTGCGCTTTCACAGCCTTCCCGGCTCGAAGCGTTACCCGGAGTCCGAGGACGAGTACGCGATCGTGCTGGACCGGTACAACACGATCCTCGACGAGTTGTTCGCGGACACCGACGTGTTCGTGGTGACCATGGACTGGTCGAACACACCAACTGGGCCTGCGGGCTACCCGACTCCACGACCGATGCTGCACCCCGACGGCGTCCGCTGGTGGACCGAGTCAGACCAGGACGACCCCGACCCGGAGTTCCACACCCACACGCGTCTGTATGCCGACCAGCGCCGGTGGAACCGCGGATGCATTGACGAACTGTTGCGAGCCGTCGCGGACGAGGCGCTCGTCGAAGTCTTCGTTGCCGACACAGAACTGCGGCGCATCCACCATCCCTACGACGGCGGCGCAGACGTCATCCTTGCCACGCCCGCAGAGCGTGACGGTGTGCGTGACCAACACACGGCCTGGCTTTCCAGCCACCCAGCCGGCCTCTGAGAGCCGCGCGGGCCCCTTTCCCCGGCCGAACTGCGCAGGAGTCTGTGAACGCTGCTTGATGACCCACGTCATCCTGTCCCGCTTCCACGCGGCGGGGAACCTTCCTTCGCGGACGGCGGCCAGGCCG
Coding sequences:
- a CDS encoding response regulator transcription factor, with protein sequence MTVPIRVLVCDDQMLIRTGLVTIIDAQPDLEVAGECGDGRAAVELAGRLRPDVVVMDIRMPVLDGLEATRLLAGAGVPHPVKVLVVTTFNLDEYVYEALRAGASGFLLKDAPPDRLLHGIRTVATGAALLDPEVTRQLVGRYAARIRPAAGGAPEDIPLTPRELEVLRLIADGLSNSEIAAALVISQETVKTFVSRILSKLRLRDRVQAVVYAYRHGLIT
- a CDS encoding sensor histidine kinase gives rise to the protein MTPQQAGRVWRRLDVTVRDLPLGLLFLIGSFLPALHSNGTVLGGVPARSTDALAVVTIVLECLPLVVRRRLPVVALALVTCGFAVDQLRGYHTFAATALPIALLSAGSHLERHRRTCVLVLSVAYVPLAVALSRLGTGESPEEFVTFYLALVLAWGAGAWLRSTRAAEAERRHRVAEDTRTAERTRIARELHDVVTHHVTAMVVQAEAARYLTAAPDRLDRALTAVTDTGRRAITDLRHLLDLLNPDHGTGAVADAAEPRTPPVGRLLTLVEQTRRAGQPVEFTEEGTPAESTGSADLVAYRVVQESLTNALKYAHGSRTSVQVCHGEREITVEVSTDGSGSGAASPGGSGRGLAGLRERVGILGGDFSADRSSGGGFVVRARIPARSTP
- a CDS encoding CPBP family intramembrane glutamic endopeptidase codes for the protein MKLVWQILAVVAVGAVGGQLVTAVQDNPWLSLLLGGLTAVLSVLVYRWVVGRTEGRPVTELDREGARGSLYRGTVIGVVMFGCVIANIAFLGDYDVHGFGSLTGPIGLVGFMAGAAVTEELMFRGLLFRLVERRLGTYAALTLSSVLFGAAHLFNEHATLLGAVAIAIEAGGMLGAAYAATRSLWLPIGLHFGWNFAESGIFGTEVSGNGATHGLLDASTSGSILITGGEFGPEASLYSMLFGALVTIAFLRLARRRGHLVPRRRAERVEALATLGR
- a CDS encoding DUF11 domain-containing protein yields the protein MPRPDRRASRASRASRAAVAALGAAGLIALAAAPAAFADDAEPDLVVGGVKPVSGLKPGSTFDVPVTVANKGTATAGKAWVTYAVTRGLDFAEVPSNCWTQHVRSYDEMPERWTAVCEYDRSVQPGALYTPETPIRVKALDRALDDELRVEVDWNAPWPDENGEDPVAGTAPAVNLVETQTGATGTKRLVDVPVTSVNTADFRVTGAALKGSVGETVPMKLQFTNAGPAWVRNTTVKVVVKPPAGTSVVKVAAFCRADGHVYYCGMRQPAYNEGGQENYTFQLRIDKRVPHAKGSVALSTEPRPFDPDKTNDKADITLDVTGADPTGTPGGTGGTGAPTSSPTSSPTGGSTSGSGGSAGGAAGGSSAPVDDGTTPPDGDLAATGSPALPIAGAAAAAMVAGAGTLVLVRRRRNQNPS
- a CDS encoding SDR family oxidoreductase, which translates into the protein MRVTSHFVPSRPSCRQKRRGEGDPVNIVIFGANGPTGRLAAEQASAEGHTVTAVTRRPKEFPVIGPRVRVVEADVLDPAAVDRGVAGQDAVISALGVPYGRSPVSVYSAGVSHITQAMTKHGVRRIVGVTSTVLFGTAAPGETFLFRRVLEPSVVRFMGRTVYDDMRRMEEVVRESDLDWTVVRPGGLFDRDGVSDYRVGTERLPGRYTARADLAHELLRQAVDDGHVRAFVDVRTTQDTPSFLDLLRNEAFSGKGGKRGKRGKRGSEKGTGTGNLPVGRRTWSG
- a CDS encoding DUF4291 domain-containing protein, with product MSPRSINGCEHGLTWVKPSFLWMMYRCGWAAKPGQETVLAVEITRDGFEWALRNACLSSYVRGLHPDLSTWQRELKRSPTRVQWDPERDLRSQPLPYRSLQLGLSGEAVRRYADEWLVSIRDVTPLAREIHALVSSGDLDTARGLLPEETPYPAQGELLTHLNR